The window GCTCTCTTCACCCTTGCTGACGACCTGCGACGCCATCTGCCTCCGACGAGTATGCCGTCATGATTGCGTCCAGCCTGCTGCGCCCGCTCGCCTCCGAGCTGTGCCATTCCTCCTCTCCGTTCCTCCTCACGCGACAGAGTATTCAGCGTCcccgtccgcctcggcccacGCGACTTGCTGACCGCCCTGCAGCCCTCAAGCCGCTGTTCAAACCTCGCCACCGATGCtacgacgccgtcggtgcccGAGGACGGAGCACGAGCGAGGCCCGTGACGCAACGTCGCCCCGTCAGCTTCGTCCCGCGTCCGCCAaagcctcgccgtcgtcggtcatCGGGCACCTGTACTCTACCGCCTCCGTCccgcccacgacgccgtTTGCCAAGctcaccgtcggcgtgccCAAGGAGACGTATCCCGGCGAACGCCGAGTGGCCTTGACGCCCGCCAACGTCGCGCTGCTGGTGAAGAAGggcttcgacgccgtcctcgtccagcgcggtgccggcacggcggccgaATTTCACGATGGCGCCTACGAAAAGGCGGGTGCcacgctcgtcgacgacgccgccgccgtgtgGTCCGcagccgacctcgtcctcaaGGTTCGCGGCCcgtccctcgacgaggtcgactcCATCGAGCCGAAGCAGACCATCATCTCCCTGCTCCAGCCTACGCAGAACGAGCATCTCGTCCGGAGAATTGCCGAGCGAGGCGCCACCTGCTTCGCCATGGACATGATTCCTCGCATCTCCCGCGCCCAGGTCTTCGACGCCCTCAGCAGCATGGCCAACATCGCCGGCTACAAGGCCGTTCTCGAGGCCTCCAACGTCTTTGGCAGGTTCCTTACCGGCCAGGTGACGGCTGCCGGCAAGATCCCGCCTTGCAAGGTCCtcatcatcggcgccggcgttgcCGGCTTGAGCGCAATCGCCACCGCTCGCCGCATGGGCGCCATCGTTCGCGGCTTCGACACGAGACCCGTCGCCAGGGAGCAGGTCCAgtccctcggcgccgagtTCATCGAGGTCGACATCGAAGAGGACGGTTCCGGCGCCGGGGGATACGCCAAGGAGATGAGCAAGGAGTTCATCAAAGCCGAGATGAAGCTGTTCAAGGACCAGGCCAAGGAGGTcgacatcatcatcaccaccgcCCTCATCCCCGGCAAGCCCGCCCCCAAGCTGATCAAGATGGACATGCTCGACGTCATGAAGcccggcagcgtcgtcgtcgatctggccgccgaagccggcggaAACTGCGAGGCAACCAAACCCGGCGAGCTGACCGTGTACAACGACGTAAAAGTCATCGGTGGGACCCCTCCAGCATCGGCCACGCGAAGCGTGCGGCGCTCCCGAAGCTAACTTGCATCGTCAGGCTATACCGATCTGCCGTCGCGACTCCCGACGCAGTCTTCGACTCTCTACTCGAACAACATCACCAAGTTTCTGCTCTCCCTGACCCCGAGGGAAAAGGAGTTTGGCATCGATCTCtccgacgaggtcgtccgCGGCTCCATCGTGACCCAAAACGGCGCCATCCTCCCGCCCTCCCCCCGTCCGGTGCCCCCTCCCGCACCGGCGAAGCCggctgccgccgaggtcgttgTCGAGACAAAGGCGCTCACTCCGTGGCAGGCCAAGACCCGCGAGGTGGCTGCCGTCACCACCGGCATGGGCAGCATGCTGGCTCTCGGAAAGTTCACGAGCCCGCTCTTCATGTCCAACACTTTCACCTTTGCTCTGGCCAGCTTGATCGGATACCGTGTCGTGTGGGGAGTCGCCCCGGCTCTGCACTCGCCTCTGATGAGCGTCACGAACGCCATATCCGGCATGGTCGGCATAGGCGGTCTTTTCattctcggcggcggcatcttgCCCGAGACGATCCCCCAGGCCTTTGGAGCTTTGAGCGTGCTGCTAGCCTTTgtcaacgtcggcggcgggttTGTCATAACGAAGAGAATGCTGGACATGTTCAAGCGTACGTGAGACGCAGCCGTCATCGGAACGCGAGCTGATGGCTTCAGGCCCGACCGACCCTCCCGAGTACCCCTGGCTGTACGGTATTCCTGCCGTCCTGTTTGGGGGTGGATTCATCGCCGCAGCCTcgaccggcgccgccggcctcgtccaggcTGGGTATCTCGCAAGCTCCGTGCTTTGCATCGGCTCCATCTCCGGTCTTGCATCCCAGACTACCGCCCGCATGGGGAACATGCTAGGCATCCTCGGAGTCGGCTCTGGTGTTCTGgcgagcctcgtcgccgccggcttctcccCCGAAGTCCTTACCCAGTTTGGATGTCTTGCGACCATTGGTACCCTTGCAGGTATTGTTCCCGGAGACGACGCGATCGCCCAGGTGCTGACGCTTGCTAGGTTTCCTCATCGGTAAGCGTATCACGCCAACAGATCTCCCGCAAACCGTGGCCGCCCTTCACtcggtcgtcggcctcgccgcagTCTTGACGAGCATCGGCAGTGTCATGGCCGATATTACCGATGTGTCGACCTTGCACATGGTCACGGCCTATCTCGGAGTTCTCATCGGTATGACGTCCCCTTCTGAAATGGTCGCCAGAGGCTGACGGTGCCAGGTGGCATCACCTTTACCGGCTCCGTCGTTGCTTTCCTcaagctcgccggccgcatgtcgtctcggccgacgatcCTCCCGGGCCGCCACCTCATCAACTCGggtctcgtcgccgccaacgccgcGACCTTTGGAACTTTCCTCGCCATGGCCCCTGGCAGCCCCAtgatcgccgccggcgcgttGGCGGCAAACACGGCGCTGAGCTTCATCAAGGGTTACACGaccacggccgccatcggcggcgccgacatgCGTAAGCTCCGCCCGCTCTGTGACGAGAGCCACGTCGCTGATCGATGCAGCCGTCGTCATTACCGTTCTCAACGCCTACAGCGGCTTTGCCCTCGTGGCCGAAGGCTTCATGCTGAACAACCCGCTGCTCACGTCGGTGGGCGCTCTCATAGGCACCTCCGGTTCCATCCTGTCGTACATCATGTGCGTTGCCATGAATCGGTCTCTGACAAACGTCTTGTTCGGCGGATTGTCGACGCCCACGGCGGTGCAGGAATACAAGCCACAAGGGCAGGTCACCCAGACGACagtcgacgacctcgccgatgccatgCTCGGCTCCGAATCCGTCATCTTAGTCGTGGGGTACGGCATGGCAGTGGCAAAAGCGCAGTACGCCATCTCGGACATTGTGAACCTTTTGAGGTCCAAGGGCATTCGCGTGCGCTTCGCCATCCACCCCGTTGCCGGCCGCATGCCGGGCCAATGCAACGTGCTGCTTGCGGAAGCCAGCGTGCCGTACGACATAGTTTTGGAAATGGACGAGATCAACGACGACTTCCCCGACACGGATCTGACGGTAGTCATTGGCGCAAACGATACGGTGAACCCGATTGCGCTTGAAAAGGGCAGCGCCATCGAGGGCATGCCGGTGCTGCACGCGTGGAAGAGCAAGCAGGTTGTCATCATGAAGAGAGGCATGGCTAGCGGCTACGGTACGTCTGGCTGGAACCGGTCATGCCAAGTGTCGTTGTGCTAACGCGAGGCAGCGGATGTGCCGAACCCCATGTTCTACATGCCCAACGCCAGGATGCTGTTTGGAGATGCACGGACGAGTTGCGAAGGTATGCCTCATCGGAATCCAAACATTCCCGCTACGATCTGACCTCCGGCTGACACTTGGCAGCCATCAAAAGTGCGGTAGAAGCGAAATTGCAATAGAGGGCATTTCAGCGGCATGGAGATTTCCTGGATGATATTTTGTCATGAGAAGAATTCCGCCATCTTGCATAGGAAACGATGATGTTGGTTGCTTCGCATCATTAGCATGCGGTCGGGTGTTGTGACCAGCCGACGCCAGGATGTGACCGGCTTGCGATGACAAAATTGCAATTCTATTCCTCAGCCACGCCATATGTACAATCTTGCTCATTCACGCCGCCGCCTATGTCCTTGGCGCAGCTTCCGGCTCCCAGGTCCTCAGCTTGGGTTTCGTCCTGCCGCGTCGTAAGCATCCGTCTCCGCCAGCAGCGAGGGGGGGAGTGGGAGGAAGGAGAAACGTACGTGCTGTAGGTCTTGAAGGCACCCCGTGTCTGGGTCCAGTTGAAAATCGGACCGGGCTTCTCAAAGGACCTCTTGCCAACCTGCATGAGGGCGTCCTCGGTAGGCGGCTTGTCGACGCTGTAGCTGATCCAGGCGTGCCAGCCCGGGTCAATTTGGCCCGCATCGTAGTCGTGCTGTGCGTACTCGACCCAGCGGGTGCGAAGAGGTAGCTCCTCGTTGTTCTCGAAGAACTTGTTGCCCGCACGGTCGGTCCCGATGAGGCGGCCGGCTTTTGTATCACCTGGCAAGGTCGGTCAGCATTTCTCCCCGTTCTCGAGGCCGCCTAGCTCGGGTGCATCCCATCTTGCTTGCTTACCGATATACTGAGTGCGTGAAACGAAATCAGTCAGCATGATCATGGCCGTCGAACATCGCCAGTCAAACGTGGGGTCGAGATAGTCACGTACCAGCATCTGGCGGAAGTAGTCCTGCAATTGGTTAGCAAAGGCAGCACATTGGATGGACGGCAAGAGGTCGCGCACCTTGATGCCAACCTTGCGCAGGTTGCTCAGCGTTCGCCCGATTGTCGACATGATGGCGGTTGCGTCAAATCGCCTGGGTTGAGCTCGAAGCCGACGGAGATGGCGGAGAATAGCAGGCAATGGCGAGAGATGACCAGCCTGAAGGTGAGCCAAGGTCGAGGTTGGACAGGCATGGGAGCGGTCGGCAAAACATCGGCATTTGATCACTGACTAATGAGCAAACTAGTTAAAGTATTACGTGTACAAATAATCTTCGACGACCCACACTGGCCAAGGAAGCTTGCATGCTATTATGCTATTTCAAGCTGCTATAGATGCGAATATACAGTATCCATGATGGCCCTGGTTATTGGCAAAAGTCAAAACGCGCATCGGTAGGATTCAACAAGGCCAGTCGATCATCGACACTTTTGTCTAGGATGCTGGCCCGAAGCTGTTCGCGCTGCGTTGCCAGGGTACACGTCCCAGGCTTTGCACGGGTGAGGGTGATGCCTGGACGCGTTCAGAGCAGGAGTTTCACGACACCGTCTGGTGGCCGTGCCGTGGATGCTGCAAGCTCGGGAAATGGCTTCGGACAGTTGGCGCCGCTCCTCAGCGAGCTGGATCAAATGGCGCCGAGTTTCGACGTTCGAGGAGACGACATACGCATCATCCAGTCACCAGCTGAGTTTTACGAGACACTCAAGGTGCGGCTGGAAGAGCAAGAACACGGTTGAGAGACTGGGACAGTCGTTGACCACATGGCAGGATCGTATTCGGAATGCAAAAAGTCGCGTCTTTCTGTCGACGCTGTATATCGGCAAGTCGGAGCGCGAGCTCATCGAGACTCTCGGCGAGGCCCTCAGGCGCAACCCCGAGCTCCAACTGAGCATATTGACGGACGCATTGCGTGGCACCAGAGAGGCGCCGAACCCGTCATGTGCCTCGCTTCTCGCGCCTCTCATCAGCGAATTCGGTGCTCACCGGGTCGAGATCCGCATGTACCACACGCCCAACCTGACGGGCATGCGGAAGCGTTACGTGCCGAAACGAATCAACGAGGGATGGGGGCTGCAGCATATGAAGCTGTACGGTGTCGATGACGAAATCATCCTGTCCGGGTAGGGCCACGACCGTCCAGTGCGTTGAAGTGGGAACGTCTGGCAGCTGACGGAACGGACCGTTGCAGCGCCAACCTCTCGGCAGACTACTTCACCAACCGCCAGGACCGGTACCACCTCTTCACCTCGAAGCAGGTGACGGACTACTTCTGGAAGATACACAGCGGCGTCTGCTCCTTtagcttcctcgtcgagcccgcggccggcggcgccggcttcACCCTCTCGTGGCCCGAGGCCAACGCGGCCCCATCGCCGCTGCAGAAGCCGAAGGCGTTTATCCGAagcacgacgtcgacgctgcaAAGTCTCATCAGGCCCGGGGCGGCGCAACCGAACAGCGGCCTTGCCGATACGAGAGTCTACATGTTGAGTCAAATGTCGCAGGTGCTGAAACCAGACTGTTCAACCGAGCTTCCCGTCATCACACGCCTTCTCGAAAGGCTTGCATCGCCCAGGTACGAGGGCTCATCCTGGACCTTTACGGCCGGCTACTTTAACCCGGCACCATCGTTGGTcaagctcctcctcgggACTGCCTCCACGGCCAACACAGTCATCACGGCAGCACCCGAGGCCAACGGCTTCTACAAATCAAGAGGAGTgtcgggcctcctccccgATGCCTACGTTCTCCTCGCCCGTCGCTTCGTCCACAACGTCCACCGCGTCGGCCGTGACGATGAGATTTCCCTCAAGGAGTGGCGCCACGACACTGCTTGCCAGCCCGGCGGGTGGACGTACCACGCCAAGGGGCTTTGGGTGACcatgggcggcgacgtcggtcCCTCGATGAGCATAATCGGCAGCTCCAACTACACCGAACGCAGCTActcgctcgacctcgaggccggcgcgcTCATCGTCACGCGCAGCGAAGGGCTCAAGGCTaggctcgccgacgagcagcggtGGCTGCAGACGCACGCGAAGACCATGACGCGGGATGATTTTGCAAAGAACGAGAGGAGAGTGGGACTCAAGGTCCGGATAGCCATGTGGATCGTTCAGCTTGCCGGCGGAGCGCTCTGAGACGACGTGACCGGGCTGCGTCGTGACGGGGCTGCGTCGTGAAGGAGCCTATTCGATCGACAAAGGATGCCTCTTGAGATACCCATTCACACACTCAGCAGCACATTCATCGAGTTCATGCTACATTGATGTATTGTTTTTTACATTGGCTCACGACGGACGGCCAAACAAGTGGTCCGGATGGTGTGCCACGAAGCAGCGGCCGTCACGGTTTCCCTTCCCCGAGCGAAACACCACCCACGCACACCCGGTTGACGAGGTCGCTCTGGTGCCGCTCCATCATCTCCCGAAGAGTGCTCCGCTCCAAGATGACCTTGCCCGTCTCGAGCAGGTCCTTgatgtcgacgtcctcgaggtTCAGCGCCCGACCGTCCCAAGGTACCTGTTGCATGGCGTCACGCAGCCTGTGGCTCCCGTCACCCGTGACGAAGAGGGTGCGGCCACCGGCACGGCCGAGCCCCAGCGTCCGCAGGACGGCTTCCATGTATTTTTGCAGGTAGCTCTCGCGCAGGCCGTCCTTGAGGTACTTGTCGGCGACCATGTCAAAATCGGTCGGCACGGCGAGCTCCATGCCATCTTCGCAGACGAGAAGCTCGCCCCTGCGGTAGCGGTAGCTCAGCGCCGTCCGCCAGGCCTTGTCGTAGACTTTTCGGTTGAGGCGGGACGAGAAGTCGCGCGGGTGCGGGCCGAacgtcttgccgccgccgcgcagCACGGGGCTCTGCTTCGTGCCGAGACGGGCACGGCCGCTGCCCTTTTGCGGCCGGATCTTGCGGTGGGAGCCGTGGACGTCGAAACGCGTCTTGGAGGAGGCGGTGCCCTGGCGCGTCGAGTCGCCTTCGAACACGACGGCGTGGTGCAGGAGGTCGCGCCGCATGGGGAGGTGGAGGTGCTGGACGGACCATTGCTCGAGGGAAACGGGTTCGAGAGAGGGAAAGCTGTGTATCGTGAGGGGAACGGTCGAGACTTGGCGACATGTCAGACGAGGACGGTCCACGGGGAAGCGAGAGGGCTCCGAGTTACCTGGGTTCCAGGACTGCAGGATGGACTGCGTATCGGAGCCGGGCCCTGGACGGACCGTTTCCCGCGTGTGAGCCTCGGTGGCCATGGAACGAACAAACGGCTTGCCGATGAGAAGCTACATCTGCCGTCAGACTTGCGAATCGGCCATTGCGAGGTTGGCAACGACGTCGGGGTTTCACTGACCTGGACCTGGGCAGCGAGGCGAAGCGAAGCCATGGCCTCAGCAAGGCAGCCGACACGCTTGGATGCCATTTCGACCGTGTACGAGGCACGCAATCGTTGCGTCCGTGACGAAGAAAGGCCCCTGGCCAGCGAGACGGGCGATGCTGTCCGTGGTTGACGTTTGTGTCGTTGGTGCCTTGGTTGCTGGCAAGATTCTCGGCTCGAAAATCGATGCCTCGAAAGTGTACCAGCAGCCGGCTAGTTCCGCGCCAGTGGTGGTCTAGGCGTCACACCCCCGAAAATACAGCGAGTATTAATTACGGGTCACGTTACTTGCTCTGCCTCCTGCGGCAGCTGATTGAAGTAAGCATTTTCtgcttcgacggccgagacgacaaTTCAAAAACAACAACACCTCGCGCAGCAGCATGTCGCGGTGTCGGGCCGTGGCGAGAACGCTTGCACGGCAATTACCATCTCGACCGGAACCATGCTCGATCCGCGCATTCACCTCTGGCGTCGTCCGCGCTGCTGATGTGCAGAGTCCCCAGCAGGAAGCCGTCGGTCTCGACCTCGAACCGAGCACGGTGCTGCCCGAGTTCGAGGCGGCGCTGATCAAGGCCGGCAAGATGCCCGTCGGCTCGCGGAGGCGGCGCGTGGCGATGCGGTTGACGGCCGACATACCCTTTGAGCAGCTGCCCTTTCAGGCCTTCCAGGAGGCCCGCAagatcctcgccgccgaccgcgAGGATAAGCTGTCCAAGATCGCCACCGAGCTGTCCAAGATTGCCCgtctcgaggccaagggcgccgaggacatCCGCGGCGGCCAGCAGATGAAGGACACGAAGCTCGCGAGTCTGCGTCggcacgtcgaggagctcaagaTTCTGGCCGACGTCAACGATCCCTTGGTCAAGAAGCGATTCGAAGACGGACTGGGTGAGATTCCAGAGGGAAAGGACGAAACGGGTTTCATCCATGCTCGTGTCTGACCGAAATTGCAAATAGGGGACATGAACAAACCAATCTACCGCCACTACGCCGAGAAGAAGTGGCGCTCGTACGACTACCGCCTCGTCAAGCAGCGTATCGAGCAGTTCAGCATCGTGCCGGACGTACTGCCCAAGCtcgagccgacggccgacgtgcAGCTCTACTTTCGTCTGAAAAAGGTGTCAcccggcgacgtcgtcgacagcatCGTCAGCGAGCGCGCCCCGCGCTTACGCGTCCAGCTCTTCGACAAGGGCGAgcgcctcgtcaccgtcgtcgtcctcgacgccgacgtgccgGACGTCGAGGCTGACAGGTTCGGCAAGCGGTGCCACTACCTCGCGGCGAACATCCGCCTGAGCCCGACCGACACGTCGCTGCCGCTGAGCCTCGTCCGGGCCGACGACCAGCTCGCCGTGCCGTGGCTGCCGGCGTTTTCGCAAAAGGGCGCGCCCTACCACCGCCTCGGCATCTTCCTGCTCGAGCAAAAGGCCGGCGAGAGGGTCGACGTGGCCAAGCTCAAGGAGCTGTACGCGGGCAGGGAAGGCTTCTCGCTGAAGTCGCTGCGGGACAAGTTTGGCCTGAAGCCGTTTGGCTTCCACATGTTTCGGTCCGTGTGGGACAGCGACACGGCCGACGTCATGGCTCGGCACGGCATtcccggcgccgacgtcgagctgcGTCCGGTCCGTGTTCACAGCCTCAAGCCGCCCGTCAAGGCGCGCGGTTGGGAAGCGAAGCGGCAGGGACCAAAGTACCGCCACCTCTGGAAGTACACGAAACGCATCCGCGGCGTGTCGAACGCGCGAGGGTGGATCAAGAAGCGGTAGAGGGCCTCGCGCCGTGTACGATGCTCCGGTGTATATCAGCACAATACAGGATTGCCTGCCGTTCACCTCGTCCTTGACCGGCCGGGTGGTGGCCACCC of the Drechmeria coniospora strain ARSEF 6962 chromosome 01, whole genome shotgun sequence genome contains:
- a CDS encoding NAD transhydrogenase precursor; translation: MIASSLLRPLASELCHSSSPFLLTRQTLKPLFKPRHRCYDAVGARGRSTSEARDATSPRQLRPASAKASPSSVIGHLYSTASVPPTTPFAKLTVGVPKETYPGERRVALTPANVALLVKKGFDAVLVQRGAGTAAEFHDGAYEKAGATLVDDAAAVWSAADLVLKVRGPSLDEVDSIEPKQTIISLLQPTQNEHLVRRIAERGATCFAMDMIPRISRAQVFDALSSMANIAGYKAVLEASNVFGRFLTGQVTAAGKIPPCKVLIIGAGVAGLSAIATARRMGAIVRGFDTRPVAREQVQSLGAEFIEVDIEEDGSGAGGYAKEMSKEFIKAEMKLFKDQAKEVDIIITTALIPGKPAPKLIKMDMLDVMKPGSVVVDLAAEAGGNCEATKPGELTVYNDVKVIGYTDLPSRLPTQSSTLYSNNITKFLLSLTPREKEFGIDLSDEVVRGSIVTQNGAILPPSPRPVPPPAPAKPAAAEVVVETKALTPWQAKTREVAAVTTGMGSMLALGKFTSPLFMSNTFTFALASLIGYRVVWGVAPALHSPLMSVTNAISGMVGIGGLFILGGGILPETIPQAFGALSVLLAFVNVGGGFVITKRMLDMFKRPTDPPEYPWLYGIPAVLFGGGFIAAASTGAAGLVQAGYLASSVLCIGSISGLASQTTARMGNMLGILGVGSGVLASLVAAGFSPEVLTQFGCLATIGTLAGFLIGKRITPTDLPQTVAALHSVVGLAAVLTSIGSVMADITDVSTLHMVTAYLGVLIGGITFTGSVVAFLKLAGRMSSRPTILPGRHLINSGLVAANAATFGTFLAMAPGSPMIAAGALAANTALSFIKGYTTTAAIGGADMPVVITVLNAYSGFALVAEGFMLNNPLLTSVGALIGTSGSILSYIMCVAMNRSLTNVLFGGLSTPTAVQEYKPQGQVTQTTVDDLADAMLGSESVILVVGYGMAVAKAQYAISDIVNLLRSKGIRVRFAIHPVAGRMPGQCNVLLAEASVPYDIVLEMDEINDDFPDTDLTVVIGANDTVNPIALEKGSAIEGMPVLHAWKSKQVVIMKRGMASGYADVPNPMFYMPNARMLFGDARTSCEAIKSAVEAKLQ
- a CDS encoding putative ribosomal protein YmL35; translated protein: MSRCRAVARTLARQLPSRPEPCSIRAFTSGVVRAADVQSPQQEAVGLDLEPSTVLPEFEAALIKAGKMPVGSRRRRVAMRLTADIPFEQLPFQAFQEARKILAADREDKLSKIATELSKIARLEAKGAEDIRGGQQMKDTKLASLRRHVEELKILADVNDPLVKKRFEDGLGDMNKPIYRHYAEKKWRSYDYRLVKQRIEQFSIVPDVLPKLEPTADVQLYFRLKKVSPGDVVDSIVSERAPRLRVQLFDKGERLVTVVVLDADVPDVEADRFGKRCHYLAANIRLSPTDTSLPLSLVRADDQLAVPWLPAFSQKGAPYHRLGIFLLEQKAGERVDVAKLKELYAGREGFSLKSLRDKFGLKPFGFHMFRSVWDSDTADVMARHGIPGADVELRPVRVHSLKPPVKARGWEAKRQGPKYRHLWKYTKRIRGVSNARGWIKKR
- a CDS encoding NADH dehydrogenase, which codes for MSTIGRTLSNLRKVGIKDYFRQMLVRDYLDPTFDWRCSTAMIMLTDFVSRTQYIGDTKAGRLIGTDRAGNKFFENNEELPLRTRWVEYAQHDYDAGQIDPGWHAWISYSVDKPPTEDALMQVGKRSFEKPGPIFNWTQTRGAFKTYSTTKPKLRTWEPEAAPRT
- a CDS encoding 60S ribosomal protein L4 precursor — protein: MASKRVGCLAEAMASLRLAAQVQLLIGKPFVRSMATEAHTRETVRPGPGSDTQSILQSWNPGNSEPSRFPVDRPRLTCRQVSTVPLTIHSFPSLEPVSLEQWSVQHLHLPMRRDLLHHAVVFEGDSTRQGTASSKTRFDVHGSHRKIRPQKGSGRARLGTKQSPVLRGGGKTFGPHPRDFSSRLNRKVYDKAWRTALSYRYRRGELLVCEDGMELAVPTDFDMVADKYLKDGLRESYLQKYMEAVLRTLGLGRAGGRTLFVTGDGSHRLRDAMQQVPWDGRALNLEDVDIKDLLETGKVILERSTLREMMERHQSDLVNRVCVGGVSLGEGKP